The Clostridiisalibacter paucivorans DSM 22131 region TACAGAGACTATAGATATATGTCGTGAAGGTTCAGTATTATTAGGAAAAGAGATTAGAATACTTTCTCAAGGAAAAGAAAAAGATAGGGCTATGGCGGTTGATATAGATGATAATGGGCAGTTGATAGTGGAATATAGAGATAAAAGGAGAGAGAAGCTATTTTCAGGAGAAATTTCAATAAGAGGAATTAATGGATATTTTTAAGCTATAAAAATACTAAGATTTTGAAATTAGTTGTTGCATATCTATATTAAAACTGCTAAAATAAAAGACGAAAAATGGCTAGCATCATAAGAGCTAGACCCCTTTTTTTAAAAAAAATAAAAATTCGACTAGTATCCATTATATGGAACTAGAGCGGGAGGTTGGAAAAATGTTAAAAAGTAGTTCTATGTCTTTATCGGTAAGAAAGCTTACCATTGTAGGAGTATTGGGTGCTATATCTGCGGTATTAGGATTGACGCCACTGGGCTTTATTCCTATAGGGCCTACTAGGGCCACCATTATGCACATACCTGTAATAATAGGTGCTATAGTTGAAGGACCTGTAGTAGGGATGTTGGTAGGGCTAATATTTGGAATTTTCAGTATGATACAGGCCATAATGAATCCGACACCGGTATCCTTTGTATTTCTGAATCCATTGGTTTCGTTATTACCTAGAGTGTTAATTGGTTTAGTTGCATATTATTCCTATATTGTGTTTAAAAAAATGGGAAGAGGTGCCTCTATTGTTACACTATTTATTATATGGATGTCAACACTTATATATTTAATAAAAAGTTTTATTACTCAGCTTAATACTGAGGGAATAGGTATGTGGCAAATTGTATTATCTGGGTTATTAGTGTTAGTGACATTGATTATAGGATATTTAGCACAAAAAAAATTAAATTATAAAGCATTAGAAGTAGTTATATCTGCTGCATTGGGAA contains the following coding sequences:
- a CDS encoding ECF transporter S component; this encodes MLKSSSMSLSVRKLTIVGVLGAISAVLGLTPLGFIPIGPTRATIMHIPVIIGAIVEGPVVGMLVGLIFGIFSMIQAIMNPTPVSFVFLNPLVSLLPRVLIGLVAYYSYIVFKKMGRGASIVTLFIIWMSTLIYLIKSFITQLNTEGIGMWQIVLSGLLVLVTLIIGYLAQKKLNYKALEVVISAALGTLTNTVLVLFMIYILYAQQFVEKIGGNTDLAGKVIFGIGIANGIPEVIVAMLIVTGVVMSLRKQH